The following are encoded together in the Lathyrus oleraceus cultivar Zhongwan6 chromosome 3, CAAS_Psat_ZW6_1.0, whole genome shotgun sequence genome:
- the LOC127129926 gene encoding uncharacterized protein LOC127129926: MDCSEEQKVQFNMHMEFLRKYFPEDVRGKKEIEFLELKQGHINTHCPKPKQASTRGKVFALTGTHTSSDDRLIRGICYINNTPLIAIIDTGASHYFIATYCVKRLGLVVSSMNGEMVIETSTKGLVTTNSVCLNCPLLIFDKDFGIDLICLPLDNLDVILGMNSLEFNHVYINCYNKSVWFLTPGEEEETGFLSARELKELLEEEAQMFALFTTLSAKSQAVIDELQVMRDFPEVFPDDISDVLPEREVEFSIDLVPGTRPIFMAPYRMSTSELAELKKQLEDLLDKRFMRPSGGNIVDPSKLMGLDGVLMQDGKVVAYASQQLRIHKRNYPTHDLELVAGVFVLKI, encoded by the exons ggaatttctgagaaagTACTTTCCTGAGGATGTTCGTGGGAAGAAGGAGATTGAGTTTCTGGAGCTGAAGCAAG GACATATCAACACTCATTGCCCTAAGCCTAAGCAAGCTTCAACTAGAGGAAAGGTGTTCGCTCTGACGGGGACTCATACTTCCAGTGATGACAGGTTGATCAGAGGTATATGTTATATTAATAATACACCTTTGATTGCTATAATTGATACTGGTGCTAGTCATTATTTTATTGCTACTTACTGTGTGAAAAGGTTGGGCCTTGTGGTGTCTTCTATGAATGGAGAAATGGTTATCGAAACTTCTACTAAGGGTTTGGTGACTACTAattcggtttgtttaaattgtcctcTATTAATCTTTGATAAGGATTTTGGCATTGATCTTATTTGCTTGCCATTGGATAATCTTGATGTTATCTTGGGGATGAACTCGTTGGAGTTCAATCATGTTTATATCAATTGTTATAACAAGTCGGTGTGGTTCCTTACTCCTGGTGAGGAGGAAGAAACTGGTTTCTTGTCTGCTAGAGAGTTGAAGGAGCTTTTGGAAGAGGAAGCTCAAATGTTTGCGTTGTTCACGACGTTATCTGCTAAGAGTCAGGCGGTGATTGATGAATTGCAGGTAATGCGGGATTTTCCAGAGGTGTTTCCAGATGACATTTCAGATGTACTACCAGAGAGAGAGGTGGAGTTTTCTATTGATCTTGTCCCTGGTACCAGACCTATTTTTATGGCACCATACAGGATGTCTACATCGGAGTTAGCAGAGTTAAAGAAACAATTAGAAGATCTACTAGATAAGAGATTTATGAGACCAA GTGGTGGTAATATTGTGGATCCATCCAAG TTGATGGGTTTAGATGGTGTGCTAATGCAAGATGGAaaggttgtggcttatgcttcaCAACAGTTGAGGATTCATAAGAGAAACTATCCTACTCATGATTTGGAGTTGGTTGCGGGGGTGTTTGTGTTGAAAATTTAG